The Candidatus Neomarinimicrobiota bacterium region GATTTAAGGTTGATGGTCTCGCAAAAACGACCCCTCGCAGAGCGCGCAGAGCGTTGTATTGAGTTCATCGAAATGACGCAAAGTGTTGTTATATATGGTTTTAGGATTATTCACTATATGTGGTTGTATTTAATGGTTTTAGGGCACATTTTATGAATTCTCAGATACTTCTAGCGGTTTCGTCAAGGTTTAAATAATTAATATTAAGAGTCTGGGAGTAAGTTTATGCGACCCTATTTGTTGGCAGAAAGCAACTGGAAAGATGTACGGCAACAGGAGATCGAACTGGTCATCCTGCCCTGGGGTGCCACTGAAGCCCATAATTTTCACCTACCTTATGCAACAGATATCATTGAGTCTGACCACCTGGCAGCGGAAGCAGCTCGATTGGCTTACGAGCAGGGAGCCAAAATCATGGTTTTGCCAACCATTCCCTTTGGTGTGAATACTGGCCAAACTGAAATTATGCTGGATATAAATTTGAATCCCAGCACCCTTATGGCTGTCGTAGGTGATGTGCTGGATACCCTTGACCGTCAAGGTATTCGGAAATTCCTGATTTTTAATTCTCATGGTGGCAATGATTTTAAGCCTGTTCTGCGCGAACTAGGCTTGCAATATCCAGATATGTTCTTGGCGTACACCAATTGGTTCACCACACTGGATAAAGGTAAATACTTTGATCATACTGGTGATCATGCTGATGAAATGGAGACATCTCTTCTGTTACATCTGAGGCCAGACCTGGTAAGACCCTTGAATGAAGCGGGTTCTGGACGGGAAAATAAGATTAGACTCAAAGGTGTTAGAGAAGGCTGGGTCTGGACTGAGCGTAAGTGGGATCTGGCTACAGAAGACACCGGGATCGGTGATCCTCGTCAGGCGACAGTAGAAAAAGGTGCTAGATATTTTAAGGATGTGACCAAAAAAATGGCTGACATCTTTCTTGAGATTGCAAAGATGGATCTAAGTGATCTATATGAGAATCAGCCTGCATGTAACATCTGATCCAACAGAAGCAGTAGCTCCAGCACACTCAAATTATATTAGCTTCGGATAATTAGCTGTGGTGGTCGTCTTTAAGGTGACAACTAACCCTGAGAAAGGAAGCGAAGAATACCTTCTGGAGGCGCCGGCCGGCGTGGCTTCCCGGGACACTGGATTAGATCAAAAAGGGACTTCTTCTTCACCCTCGGCGACTGCTACGGGTTCCTTTTTACCATTCCCCTTTTTTGAACTGCCAAGCATGGTCACCTTGTCTGCAATGATCTCCGTTCTGAAATGACGATTTTCTTCTTTATCTTCCCATGACTGGGTTTGCAATCGACCTTCGACATAGATCAAAGCACCCTTCTTGACATAGTTTTCGGTAAATTCAGCATTTTTACCAAAAAGAACAATACGATGCCATTCTGTTGTATCTTCAAATTCTCCTTTTCCGTTTTTTCTGGTGTCTGTAGTGGCCACACTGATGTTGGCGATGGCCAATCCCTTGGTGGTGTACTTCATGTCGGCATCGCTGCCGGTGCGTCCAACTAATAGCACTTTGTTCACGCTATTGCGTTGCATAGAACCTCCTTTTGTTGGTTTGATTGGACGTAGTATATCAAGGGGAGCGCTGATGCACAAGAGAAAAAGTGACAAAATTAATAAATAATTAATTTTATCGTAACAATTGATCTTTCAGGAATATGATCCCAGTTAAAAATCCTGGAAATTGGAGTTATTTATCTCTTGAGGATTTGATTAACTATCGCCGGAAATTTCTATAATCGTTGGACAGACTCATAGGCATCTCGAATAGCATCCTGGGCTTTACCCACTCTACGGGCATCACCGATCAAATGGCAAGGAAGATGGGACTTGAGCTGAGAGCAAAGACTGTTTTCACTTCGCATACCAGTGGTCAAAACAATCTTGTCAATATTCACAAGTTTTTGGGTGTTGACTCCGGTCAGGTGAATCACGTCATCCTCAATGAGGCTGACACTGGTTTCGAGCAGGAATTTCACCTTATTGGCCTTTAGCTTTTTCAAGGTTAGGGTGCGCTCAATGGGCTCCATATCTTGTGCTACTTCTGGTAATAGATCGACAATGATCACTTCATTTTGCTTCTCTACCAGTTTGCTCGCTACCTCCAGACCGATCAACCCGCCCCCAATGATCAGGATCTTTTCACCATTGGGCAGGTGCTCATCCTCGAGAAATTCGGTCCAGTAATATTCTTTCAACCCTTCAACAGGCGGTGTTATGGGAATAGAACCGGTTGCGATAACCACTTCATCATAGTTTTGTTTGAGAAGATGTTTTGGGGTTGCAGTTAAGTGGTGGATCGTAATTTTACGCAGAGCGATCTCCTGCTGGAAATATTCAACCAATCGAGCTAAGGATGTTTTCCCAGGAGGCAGGCTAGCCAGGTTAAATTGCCCACCCAGCCGATCTTTTTCATAAAGTTCAACCAAATATCCTCGATCATGGAGATCAATGGCTACTTCCATACCAGCCAAACCAGCCCCGACGACAGCAAAACGTTTTTTCTGATCAGGTTTAAAGGTGAGAATGGGTGGTTCCCCTACTGATGGATTCACCAGGCAGTGCAATCCCAGGCCAGCTCTTACACCGCCCAGGCAGCCCTCAGAGCAAGCCAGACAGGGTCGAATTTGACCGGGATGTGATCCTGCGAGCTTACTGGTAAAATGAGGGTCAGCAATGAGGGCTCGCCCAATCGCAATAAATTTGGCATCGTACTTATCTTCTATTTCAGAAACATCCTGAGGTGAATTGATCTGACCCACAAAGATAACCGGGATACCAACGCGTGATTGAACAGCCGCCGCCATTTCCCAGGTTTTGCCTTTGGGTATGAACATGTGTTGGAAAAACCAGGGAGGAGTGGAACAAACCGAGCCAGCCGAAACGTGTAGGGCCGTGGCTCCGTGCGCTTCCAACTCGTGGCTCAGGATAAGTGTTTCCTCTAGCTGGATGCCACGAGGTGTCATTTCAGAACCACTTAAGCGAACAATAATTGGTATTCTGATGGCTGAGTGGATGGCATCAAAAACAGCCAGTGGATAACGCATTCGGTTTTCCAGTGAGCCACCAAATTCATCGTCACGGTCATTCACATCAGGTGCAAGAAACTGAGCGAGCAAATATCCGTGACCCATCTGGAGCTCGATCATGTCAAAGCCAGACTTTTCCGCTCGAATGGCTGAGCGAACAAACAGCTCGATCGAAGAAGCCATCTGGTCCGCATCCATTGGAACAGGTTGAGCGCCTCCATTTTCACACGGCTTATCTGTTGCCGACATGAAATAATTACCTGGAATTTTTGGATTTGCCATTCTGCCAGGATGACTTAAGTGAGCTATTGCCTGTGCTCCACCATCTTGAATACTCTGTACTATTTGTTTGAGACCATGAATTTTGTCATCGTTATCAATGCCGAGTTGAGTCGGAAGTTCACGCAAACCCGGATCCATATACAGCGGTTCAATGGTAACAGCACCAATGTCGGCATTGCGTTCTTTGTAAAAGCGAAGATGTTTACCATTAACCATCCCGTCACCTGTACAATAACCCAGCTTAATGGGAGCCATTATGTATTTATTACGAAGATGCATTAAGGGTCTCCAATCTGTTGATTATTCCAAGAACGTTATTAATAAACCAGCTCATTCTCTGGTTTTATTAATGCCAAATGACCAGGATCACTGCACCAGCTTTTGATGTTATGGGACCATGAGTTGAGTCTTTATGGATAAGCTGATAAGTCCCCTCCGGGCAAGGGGTGGATCCCA contains the following coding sequences:
- a CDS encoding creatininase family protein; protein product: MRPYLLAESNWKDVRQQEIELVILPWGATEAHNFHLPYATDIIESDHLAAEAARLAYEQGAKIMVLPTIPFGVNTGQTEIMLDINLNPSTLMAVVGDVLDTLDRQGIRKFLIFNSHGGNDFKPVLRELGLQYPDMFLAYTNWFTTLDKGKYFDHTGDHADEMETSLLLHLRPDLVRPLNEAGSGRENKIRLKGVREGWVWTERKWDLATEDTGIGDPRQATVEKGARYFKDVTKKMADIFLEIAKMDLSDLYENQPACNI
- the ssb gene encoding single-stranded DNA-binding protein gives rise to the protein MQRNSVNKVLLVGRTGSDADMKYTTKGLAIANISVATTDTRKNGKGEFEDTTEWHRIVLFGKNAEFTENYVKKGALIYVEGRLQTQSWEDKEENRHFRTEIIADKVTMLGSSKKGNGKKEPVAVAEGEEEVPF
- a CDS encoding FAD-dependent oxidoreductase; translation: MHLRNKYIMAPIKLGYCTGDGMVNGKHLRFYKERNADIGAVTIEPLYMDPGLRELPTQLGIDNDDKIHGLKQIVQSIQDGGAQAIAHLSHPGRMANPKIPGNYFMSATDKPCENGGAQPVPMDADQMASSIELFVRSAIRAEKSGFDMIELQMGHGYLLAQFLAPDVNDRDDEFGGSLENRMRYPLAVFDAIHSAIRIPIIVRLSGSEMTPRGIQLEETLILSHELEAHGATALHVSAGSVCSTPPWFFQHMFIPKGKTWEMAAAVQSRVGIPVIFVGQINSPQDVSEIEDKYDAKFIAIGRALIADPHFTSKLAGSHPGQIRPCLACSEGCLGGVRAGLGLHCLVNPSVGEPPILTFKPDQKKRFAVVGAGLAGMEVAIDLHDRGYLVELYEKDRLGGQFNLASLPPGKTSLARLVEYFQQEIALRKITIHHLTATPKHLLKQNYDEVVIATGSIPITPPVEGLKEYYWTEFLEDEHLPNGEKILIIGGGLIGLEVASKLVEKQNEVIIVDLLPEVAQDMEPIERTLTLKKLKANKVKFLLETSVSLIEDDVIHLTGVNTQKLVNIDKIVLTTGMRSENSLCSQLKSHLPCHLIGDARRVGKAQDAIRDAYESVQRL